One part of the Alistipes onderdonkii genome encodes these proteins:
- a CDS encoding MBL fold metallo-hydrolase, whose product MKIACLQFNPIQENTYVVWDDTLEAVVIDAGNSNPREDAALDNFIAEHGLRPVLAANTHGHFDHTLGVAHLKKRYGIPFAMSLKDAFLLDNASTSGSIFGVPVGEMPSVDTDLDTTPEIRFGHTVLRVLRTPGHTPGHVALYEPESKSLFTGDTLFRESIGRTDLPGGDYSWIMRSILDTLLPLGDEVHVYPGHGPESTIGHEVLYNPFIVEVLNQEVNYRN is encoded by the coding sequence ATGAAAATAGCCTGCCTTCAATTCAATCCTATCCAGGAAAACACCTATGTCGTCTGGGACGACACGCTCGAAGCCGTCGTCATCGACGCCGGCAACAGCAACCCGCGCGAGGACGCCGCGCTCGACAATTTCATCGCCGAACACGGACTCCGGCCCGTCCTGGCGGCCAACACCCACGGCCACTTCGACCACACGCTGGGCGTCGCCCACCTCAAAAAACGCTACGGCATCCCGTTCGCCATGTCGCTCAAGGACGCCTTCCTGCTGGACAACGCCTCGACGAGCGGCAGCATCTTCGGCGTGCCCGTCGGCGAGATGCCCTCGGTGGACACCGACCTCGACACGACGCCCGAAATCCGTTTCGGGCACACCGTCCTGCGCGTGCTCCGCACGCCCGGCCATACGCCCGGCCATGTCGCGCTCTACGAACCGGAATCCAAGTCGCTCTTCACGGGCGACACGCTCTTCCGCGAGTCGATCGGGCGCACCGACCTGCCCGGAGGCGACTATTCGTGGATCATGCGCTCGATCCTCGACACCCTGCTCCCGCTGGGCGACGAAGTGCACGTCTACCCCGGCCACGGGCCCGAGTCGACCATCGGCCACGAAGTGCTCTACAACCCCTTCATCGTCGAGGTGCTCAACCAGGAGGTGAACTACAGGAACTGA
- a CDS encoding SIMPL domain-containing protein — MKKLILIAAVALMALPAAAQVQEAFPSYIQVNGRAEKEITPDEFYLSVIINERDSKGKISVESQQRDMIAALKRLGVNVEKQLKVANLSSEFFKKKTSVATAKYQLQLGSAAEVSKVWQALDNLGISNVSILKVSHSKIDQYKEQVRVEAMQNAKQSAQTLAQAIGQNVGKCFYIYDSNNNVMPVFYDNMAVMRSAKAAGMAEDAAADEPLDFKTIKLQYNVQAKFVLE; from the coding sequence ATGAAAAAACTGATTTTAATTGCGGCGGTGGCGCTGATGGCACTTCCCGCGGCGGCACAGGTGCAGGAGGCATTCCCCAGCTATATTCAGGTCAACGGGCGCGCCGAGAAGGAGATCACGCCCGACGAGTTCTACCTCTCGGTCATCATCAACGAACGCGACTCGAAAGGCAAGATTTCGGTCGAGAGCCAGCAGCGCGACATGATCGCGGCGCTCAAGCGGCTCGGCGTGAACGTCGAGAAGCAGCTCAAGGTGGCAAACCTGTCGAGCGAGTTCTTCAAGAAGAAGACTTCGGTGGCGACGGCCAAATACCAGTTGCAGCTGGGGTCGGCGGCCGAGGTCTCGAAGGTGTGGCAGGCGTTGGACAACCTGGGGATTTCGAACGTCTCGATCCTGAAGGTGTCGCATTCGAAGATCGACCAATACAAGGAACAGGTGCGCGTGGAGGCCATGCAGAACGCCAAGCAGAGCGCGCAGACGCTGGCCCAGGCCATCGGGCAGAATGTCGGCAAATGCTTCTACATCTACGATTCGAACAACAATGTGATGCCGGTCTTTTACGACAACATGGCCGTGATGCGCAGCGCCAAGGCGGCCGGTATGGCCGAGGACGCCGCAGCGGACGAGCCGCTCGACTTCAAGACGATCAAGCTGCAGTACAACGTCCAGGCGAAATTCGTGCTGGAATAG
- a CDS encoding cytidine deaminase: MEKQFCFNYEHYAALEGLPDADRKLVAEAQRATANAHAPYSHFQVGAAARLRSGKILYGSNFESEVYPAGLCAERSLMFYAQANYADDPIETLAIASNPSARECYPCGQCRQVMVDVERRQGSPMRVIMSGNGTATVVDTAARLLPFTFVL; this comes from the coding sequence ATGGAAAAGCAGTTCTGTTTCAACTATGAGCATTATGCGGCCCTCGAAGGGCTCCCGGATGCCGACCGCAAACTGGTCGCGGAGGCCCAGCGGGCCACGGCGAACGCCCACGCGCCCTATTCGCATTTCCAGGTCGGGGCGGCGGCGCGCCTGCGCAGCGGGAAGATCCTCTACGGAAGCAATTTCGAGAGCGAGGTGTATCCGGCCGGACTTTGCGCCGAACGTTCGCTGATGTTCTACGCGCAGGCCAATTATGCCGACGACCCGATCGAGACGCTGGCCATCGCTTCGAATCCCTCCGCGCGCGAGTGCTACCCCTGCGGCCAGTGCCGGCAGGTGATGGTCGATGTCGAACGCCGCCAGGGCTCGCCCATGCGGGTCATCATGAGCGGAAACGGTACGGCCACCGTCGTGGATACGGCGGCACGGCTGCTGCCCTTCACGTTCGTGCTGTGA
- a CDS encoding alpha/beta hydrolase: MKRLVTLFFVLAVCGTGAVAQEGAYKTVKDIAYRDAAGDGNIDTMCRLDIYYPVGKTGFSTVVWYHGGGLTGGRREIPEALKDKGLAVVGVEYRLSPTVKVADCVDDAAAAAAWVVKHIASYGGDPGRVFVAGHSAGGYLTSMIGLDKRWLEPYGIDPDTAFVALIPYSGQVVTHFERRRELGLPDTQPLVDDMAPLSYVRPDCRPMLILSGDREREMLGRYEENAYFWRMMRVAGHPDVRICEFDGFDHGNMPQAGHFVAVRYIREMERRMDR, translated from the coding sequence ATGAAACGATTGGTTACTTTGTTCTTCGTGCTGGCCGTGTGCGGCACGGGGGCGGTGGCGCAGGAAGGCGCCTATAAGACGGTGAAGGATATTGCCTACCGCGATGCCGCGGGCGATGGGAACATCGACACGATGTGCCGGCTGGATATTTATTATCCGGTCGGGAAAACCGGCTTTTCGACCGTGGTGTGGTACCACGGCGGCGGGCTGACGGGCGGACGGCGCGAGATCCCCGAGGCATTGAAAGACAAGGGCCTGGCCGTGGTGGGCGTGGAGTACCGCCTCTCGCCGACGGTGAAGGTCGCCGACTGTGTCGACGATGCGGCCGCAGCGGCGGCATGGGTGGTGAAGCACATCGCCTCGTACGGCGGCGACCCCGGGCGGGTGTTCGTGGCCGGGCATTCGGCAGGGGGTTACCTCACGTCGATGATCGGGCTGGACAAGCGCTGGCTGGAGCCTTACGGCATCGACCCCGATACGGCGTTTGTGGCGCTGATCCCCTACAGCGGGCAGGTGGTGACGCATTTCGAACGGCGCCGTGAACTGGGGCTGCCCGATACGCAGCCGCTGGTGGACGACATGGCGCCGCTGAGCTACGTGCGCCCCGACTGCCGCCCGATGCTGATCCTTTCGGGCGACCGCGAGCGGGAGATGCTGGGGCGCTACGAGGAGAACGCCTACTTCTGGCGCATGATGCGCGTGGCGGGGCATCCCGACGTGCGGATCTGCGAGTTCGACGGCTTCGACCACGGCAACATGCCGCAGGCCGGGCATTTCGTCGCGGTGCGTTATATCCGGGAAATGGAGCGGAGAATGGATCGGTAG
- the rlmD gene encoding 23S rRNA (uracil(1939)-C(5))-methyltransferase RlmD, with protein MARKKANYPLIEGLEITTLAAEGKAMGRWNDVVVFVPLTVPGDVVDVQIRSKRRRFMEGFVVRYVKKSPLRAEAFCEHFGVCGGCKWQNLPYEEQLRFKTGQVHDQLARIGKIALPEIAPCLGSARTQFYRNKLEFTFADRRWLTREEVEGGADIGAAPALGFHIPGMFDKVLDIRKCWLQPDPSNDIRMETKRFCVENGYTFHNAREHTGLMRNMIVRTASTGEVMVTVVFGADDCERIAALLDHLAAAFPQITSLCYVVNTKLNDSVGDLDPVCYKGKDHIVEEMEGLRFKVGPKSFYQTNSEQAYELYKVAREFADLKPEDVLYDLYTGTGTIANFCAAHCRRVVGIEYVPEAIADAKINSEINGIGNTVFYAGDMKQVLSDEFVAANGRPDVIILDPPRAGVDEPVIGVILRAAPERIVYVSCNPATQARDLALLDADYRVEAVQPVDMFPHTHHVENVVKLVRR; from the coding sequence ATGGCACGAAAAAAAGCAAATTACCCCCTGATCGAGGGGCTCGAAATAACGACGCTCGCCGCCGAAGGCAAGGCGATGGGACGCTGGAACGACGTGGTGGTGTTCGTGCCGCTGACCGTGCCGGGCGACGTGGTGGATGTGCAGATACGCTCCAAACGCCGCCGGTTCATGGAGGGGTTCGTCGTCCGCTATGTGAAGAAATCGCCCCTGCGCGCCGAGGCCTTCTGTGAGCATTTCGGCGTCTGCGGCGGCTGCAAGTGGCAGAACCTTCCCTACGAGGAGCAGCTGCGCTTCAAAACCGGGCAGGTGCACGACCAGCTGGCCCGCATCGGCAAGATCGCCCTGCCCGAAATCGCCCCGTGCCTGGGGTCGGCCCGGACGCAGTTCTACCGCAACAAACTCGAGTTCACCTTCGCCGACCGCCGCTGGCTGACGCGCGAGGAGGTCGAGGGCGGTGCGGATATCGGCGCCGCGCCCGCGCTGGGGTTCCATATCCCCGGCATGTTCGACAAGGTGCTCGACATCCGCAAATGCTGGCTGCAGCCCGACCCGTCGAACGACATCCGGATGGAGACCAAACGTTTCTGCGTCGAGAACGGCTATACGTTCCACAATGCCCGCGAGCATACGGGGCTGATGCGCAACATGATCGTCCGCACGGCCTCGACGGGCGAAGTGATGGTGACCGTGGTCTTCGGCGCGGACGACTGCGAACGGATCGCGGCGCTGCTCGACCATCTGGCGGCCGCATTCCCGCAGATCACCTCGCTGTGCTACGTCGTCAATACGAAGCTCAACGATTCGGTGGGCGACCTCGACCCGGTGTGCTACAAAGGCAAAGACCATATCGTCGAGGAGATGGAGGGGCTGCGTTTCAAGGTGGGCCCCAAGTCGTTCTACCAGACCAATTCCGAACAGGCCTACGAGCTCTACAAGGTGGCGCGCGAGTTCGCAGACCTGAAACCCGAAGACGTGCTCTACGACCTTTATACCGGTACGGGCACCATCGCCAATTTCTGCGCCGCGCACTGCCGCCGCGTGGTGGGCATCGAGTATGTGCCCGAGGCGATCGCCGACGCGAAAATCAATTCCGAAATCAACGGCATCGGCAATACGGTCTTTTATGCGGGCGACATGAAGCAGGTGCTCAGCGACGAATTCGTGGCTGCCAACGGCCGCCCCGACGTCATTATCCTCGACCCGCCGCGGGCGGGCGTCGACGAACCGGTCATCGGGGTGATCCTGCGTGCCGCGCCCGAGAGGATCGTCTATGTGAGCTGCAACCCGGCTACGCAGGCGCGCGACCTGGCGCTGCTCGACGCCGATTATCGCGTCGAGGCCGTGCAGCCCGTGGACATGTTCCCCCATACGCACCATGTCGAGAACGTGGTGAAGCTGGTGAGGCGGTGA